In Mycolicibacterium nivoides, the DNA window TACTGATCGCTTTCGGCAGGGATGTCGCAGAACTGCTCGATGTCGGCACCACCGACGACATGGGCGAGCAGGCCCATGAAGGTCTCGTCATCGAGCAGCGGCACCCCCACCTCGACGGCCTGGTAGCCCTTGCCCTGGTCGGGTGCCGGTTCGTTGCAGATCACCAACGAGGTCTGCTGGTCCACCAGGTCGGTGTAGGCCAGCCCGGCGTGCAGGATGCGCTCGACGAGCTCCTCATGGGTGCGCGCCACCTCGGCCGACAGCGCCACCCGCATGCCCTGCACCAACGGCCGTCCCGGCACGAAGGCGCCCGGGTTGGCGTACTCGCACGGCAGGCGCGAGGCCAGCACCTTCAACGGCCGCAGCTCTTCATGGGTGATGTGGCCGTTGGGCCAGCGCCGTCGGGTCACCTCCCGCAGCGGCAGCCAGACCTTGCGGTCGCGGGCCCGGGCCAGGGTCGGCTTCAGGATCTGGGCCAGCACCAACGCGTCGTCGAGAGCATCGTGTGGCTTCATCTGGCTCACGCCCCAGTGCGCTGCCAGCGTCTCCAGGCGCAGGTTCTCGGTGCCCAGCGCCAGCCGGCGGGCCAGCTCGACGGTGCACATGACGCTGTCGATCGGCAGCTCGGCGCCGACCAACTCGGCCTCGGCGGTCAGGAAGCTGTAGTCGAAGCCCACGTTGTGGGCGACCAGCGTGCGTCCGCGCAGGATGTCGCTCAATTCGTCGACGACGTCCCCGAAGGTCGGCTGGCCTTCCAGCATCTCGGTCGTCAGCCCGTGCACATGGGTGGGCCCGGGATCCACACCCGGGTTCAGCAGGGTCGCGACACTGCGCTCGACGTTTCCGTCATCCCCGACCGCGAGGGCGGCCACGCTGACGATGCGTGCCTGCCCCGGCCGGAACCCCGTGGTCTCCACGTCGACGACGGCCCAGCCCGCGCCCGGCTCATCCGCCGGTCTGCCCCACG includes these proteins:
- a CDS encoding DEDDh family exonuclease, producing MSSAWGRPADEPGAGWAVVDVETTGFRPGQARIVSVAALAVGDDGNVERSVATLLNPGVDPGPTHVHGLTTEMLEGQPTFGDVVDELSDILRGRTLVAHNVGFDYSFLTAEAELVGAELPIDSVMCTVELARRLALGTENLRLETLAAHWGVSQMKPHDALDDALVLAQILKPTLARARDRKVWLPLREVTRRRWPNGHITHEELRPLKVLASRLPCEYANPGAFVPGRPLVQGMRVALSAEVARTHEELVERILHAGLAYTDLVDQQTSLVICNEPAPDQGKGYQAVEVGVPLLDDETFMGLLAHVVGGADIEQFCDIPAESDQYTLF